The DNA region AGCCGGCGGACGCGCCGGCCGAGCGGCACCTGCGGGTGCGGTTCGCGCTGCGCGGCCCCGACGGCGCGCCGGCGCCGGAGCTGCGCTTCGTCGACCAGCGGATGTTCGGCGGCCTCTCCGTCTCCGCCGGCGGCGCCGAGCTGCCGCCCGAGATCGTGCACATCGCCAGGGACCCCCTCGACCCGGACTTCGACGACGAGGGGTTCGTGCGGCGACTGCGGTCGCGGAGCAGTGCGGTGAAGCGTCTGCTCCTCGACCAGAGCCTGATCTCGGGCGTGGGCAACATCTACGCCGACGAGGCACTGTGGCGCAGCGGCGTGCACGGTGAGCGGGCGGGGGACCGGCTGCGCCGGTCCCAGGCGGTCGAGCTGCTCGGCAACGTGCGCGCGGTGATGAACGAGGCGCTGGCCCAGGGCGGCACCTCCTTCGACGCGCTCTACGTCAACGTCAACGGGGAGTCGGGCTACTTCGACCGCTCGCTGCACGCCTACGGGCGCGAGGGGGAGCCGTGCGACCGCTGCGCGACCCCGATCCGGCGGGTCGCCTTCATGAACCGCTCCTCCTACTTCTGCCCCCGCTGCCAGCCGGTGCCGCGACCCCGTCGCCGGGTTTGACCCCCGGCCCGCTTGGTGGGACTCTTGTAGACGGTCCATGTTCGTGGATCATCGCTAACGCACTCGGAAGGTTCTCTACATGGCCAAGGCGCTGATCGGTCACCTGAACAGCGACCTCCGCGACCCCCGTCTCGCCGTCGAGAACGCTCGACTGCGCAACCGGGTCGCCGAGTTGGAGTCCCTCGTCCTCCGCCTCTCGGAGGAGAACGACCGGCTGATGGCGGCGCGTGCCGCCGAGCTGCTCACCGAGCCGGCGCAGGAGATGCAGCCGGCCTGAGGTCGCCACGCCCTGTCCGCGATCCGCGGGCAGGGCTTTCGTGCGTCCACCGGTCCTCCGGCGGGTTCCCGCGCCCCGGGGACGGCGGCAGGTAGGCTGACGACCGCTGACTTCCCCCTCGGCGACCGCCCCCGGGTGGCGCGTCGCGCAGCACCGGCACCGCCGAGGACAGATGGGAGCACGCGTTGTACCTGAAGAGCCTGACCCTGAAGGGGTTCAAGTCCTTCGCGTCCGCCACCACCCTCCAGCTCGAGCCGGGGATCACCTGCATCGTCGGTCCCAACGGCTCGGGGAAGTCCAACGTGGTCGACGCGCTGGCCTGGGTGATGGGCGAGCAGGGGGCCAAGTCGCTGCGCGGCGGCAAGATGGAGGACGTCATCTTCGCCGGCACCTCCGGGCGGCCGCCGCTGGGCCGCGCGGAGGTGGTGCTGACCATCGACAACTCCGACGGCGCGCTGCCGATCGACTACTCCGAGGTCACCATCAGTCGGACGATGTTCCGCACCGGTGGCTCGGAGTATGCGATCAACGGCACCGGGTGCCGGCTGCTCGACGTGCAGGAGCTGCTCAGCGACTC from Nocardioides sambongensis includes:
- the mutM gene encoding bifunctional DNA-formamidopyrimidine glycosylase/DNA-(apurinic or apyrimidinic site) lyase; the protein is MPELPEVEVVRLGLERHVVGTTIAGVDVLHERPVRRHPDGPVGFAAALTGRSILAARRRGKYLWLPLDDGDALLAHLGMSGQMLVQPADAPAERHLRVRFALRGPDGAPAPELRFVDQRMFGGLSVSAGGAELPPEIVHIARDPLDPDFDDEGFVRRLRSRSSAVKRLLLDQSLISGVGNIYADEALWRSGVHGERAGDRLRRSQAVELLGNVRAVMNEALAQGGTSFDALYVNVNGESGYFDRSLHAYGREGEPCDRCATPIRRVAFMNRSSYFCPRCQPVPRPRRRV